The genomic stretch aaactgcattatcatattattttagtgaggactcataaataactacaaataactaatgttagggaaatctgtttatgttttttacACGTttctggaatttttttttatatatatatatcggtcgatatatcggatttttaaatcaccaaatatttgtatcaatttcggccttaaaaatcctatATCGGTTGGGCTCTACTCAAAATGAAATGCAGTATGTGCCATTTTGTGGGATGTTTGTCCACATTTTTAAAACTGAGCGCAGTGTTTCTGTATAACCAAatgcatgtttgttttattcagGTGCACAAGGTGGTGCTGGCCTCCTGTAGCCCCTACTTCAGAGCCATGTTCACCAGCAGTTTCAAAGAGTGCCGCGCCTCGGAGGTCACCCTGCGCGATGTCTGCCCCCAGGTGGTGGGAAGACTTATTGACTTTGCCTACACTTCCCACATCACAGTGGGAGAGAAGTGTGTGTTGCACGTTCTCATGGCTGCTATGAGGTACACAGACAGTATttaaacagcaacacacagccTTATTCATTCttacactctttttttttacgtttttagGATTTACCAATTAAATGCATCAAAATCACATTCGAATAATACTTTAAGGTGGAGAATATACAAGATTTAATTcagtttttcctcctttttctgTTCTCCTCTACAAGGTATCAGATGGAGGACGTGGCCAAGGCATGCTGCGATTTCCTCACTAAGCACCTGGAGCCTGCTAATGTCATCGGCATCGCCCGCTTCGCCGAGGAGATCGGCTGCACAGAGCTGCACCAGCGCAGTCGAGAGTATGTCAATACACACTTCAGTGAGGTGAGGTGCAAGCACAGGAAACGCAGACAGAAGTTATCCTTTTGAAATATAGTCAAGTCGGGTTTTTATAGAAGCTTATTTTAATGTCATATGTGCTTTACTTATGTTAAGCCAACATGTGCCATGCAGTATTTTTTTTGGAGCGAAACTGAGGTGCTTTTCATTGAGGAACATGCAACCTCTAACACACTCCTGCCATGTTCTCACATGGGAAAAAGAAGGAAACCGCTGAAAATGTTGAAGTGCTGTTCACCAAAATCAGTGACCCCGTACCGTGCAGGAAGACTCATGTACACTACATCGCCCTGAGAGAGCTCCAGAACTACTGCGTTGGAAACATGCTCAGCGTCCTCCCAGTGATTCCAGGCATTATTTAGAAGCACTCTTTGGTTGTTCTTGTACAACGCTGCACCCATGGCGCTGTCTTTCCAACTATCCATAGCATTAAACCTGAAGAAGTAGACGCCGCTGATGGGGGCTGTAAAGAAACCTGCATTGTGGTGCAAAGAAACAGACACGGAGCTTAGTTATAATTTGCCAGCTGTCATAGTCTCATAGTAATCAGATtaatctctttttctcttttctctccttcatGCCTGATACCCCATTCAAACCCAGGGCTCAACCGGGGTTATACCCAGGTCGATTGTGTGTTTTAATGGGTTAACCCTCGTCGATTGACTCGGCTTCGCGACCCAGGTTGCGGGGTGGGTTAAATCAGGTCAGGAGAAGGGTCAATTTCAATGTTTCAATTAACTGCCTGGGCGGGGCGAATTATGTGATTGGTCGGAAATGAGAGCGGGGCAGTCATCACAGGTCACCTCACaatttgaaaaaacaacaacatagatTTTGTCTCACTGTGCTTATGCTGGGTTTTCACAGGCAGCTTCAACAACAGCAGAGCAATTCAATTAATTCCCTATGGAGAACAGTCCACTGACAGTGTGCCCGGACGTCTGCCCATCCCAACATTTGCAGAGCGGTAGTGGAGTGTTGCATAACTGCCTGTAAAAACCCAGCGTTAGAATgtaaatgtatgaaaataagtTTAAATTGCTCAGCACCGCCCCTCTCACTCCCCTCTCTCGCTCGAGACACAGGTCTCTAGCCTGCAGTTCAGTGCGGCTGCTGGGTAGCGCAAATCTCTTCCCTTTTTCATCAAGCTGACAGCAAAGCCCAACTTTAATGatatcaaacaaagagaaatgttctcccctcgtCTTAAAATGGTCAGACATCGATACTAGAGCAGCCTACTTCCTTGTCCTGTTGCTGCAATGAAATGCAGAAGAGGAAAAATCAGTCTGCACAAAATCATCTGCTAAGTGTTAAAATGGTtatttatatgtgtatgtagAACGTACTTACTGTGAAACAAACAATAGGGGTGTGCagaaaaatcgattcacattcgtatcgcgattcaagctctaccgattcaaaattgattcatagaattccaaaaatcaattcatatttttttttttttttattaaattgtatgtctactgcaatcacatgggaaaagtaactacatttacatactgtgaattatttttttaatcgagAATCATTTTTTATATCGAAAATCAATTTAGAAttgaatcttgagcctaaaaatttatattgaatcgaatcgtgacattttctgaatcatgcACCCCTAACAAACGAtaagctttatttctctctctactGTACAATGACGAATTTAAGTAGCTACAAAACATTAGCTCTTGTGGTATGCAGCTGGACTGGAGTTTGGGATGTTCACTGAATATGATGTGTAAAGCCCCGCCCATTTCTAGCAAATAAGGTAATTGTGCATTATGCATTGCTCCCTGTTTGTGACCCAGGAGATCTCTGAATTGTCATGACCAGGGATATACCCATGTTGACTGGGttggtttgaatttccaaaaggAGGGTTGAACCCTGAACAGATAACCAGGGCCCAACCCTGGCCATTGGTGGGAAAGAGGTAATAGAGAAATAACATTGCAATAAATAATACACATTCTAACAAAGGCATACCTGTGTGGGGGTTGTAAGCATTGCCGATGTTCGTGATGATTTTTGGGTAGATAATTGTAGTTTCAACCCTGAAGGGTCCCACCTCTTCAGTCAAAGCCACAGAGAAGGCCACTTTGGATCCATCTGTGAAAATAGGGCATGAAAAGTACATGTgctttgtttatcatttgttcGAGCTGGCTCACACCAGGTGATAGTTTTAGATTGTTTGGTCAGGAGAAGGAGAATCGACTGCAACTTTATGACCCCgaaataataaaatgttcaaCCATTCAAGTTAAAAATGACCTAACGACCCATTTTTCCTCCAAAAGATCGGTGATCATTTTTGTCATTGTGTaatttcatattatatttaccaagctttttttccatcttctctGCCTGCTCTTTGTAGTGAAGTAACTCCGTCTTAGTCACATCCAGCTCTGCTCTAAGTTCCTTCACTGTGTTCTCCTGAGCTTGCACATTGCTTTCGCTTGCTGCCAGTCTGTTCTCCATCAACCTCAGCTCCTCCACCGAGGCTCTCAGTGCTCCCAGTTCAGCACTGATGTCAGACTGTGAGGCCCTCTCTGCCTGAACCAAAGCCCGTGACAGGCATAGGGTCAGCAGCAAAGCTGTAGCACTTTTCATCCTGTCATCCAGATGTTGATTGACTTTACTTAGACTGCAGATAGCAGGCAGTAAATCACCAAAGAAGCTACAGAACACTTACAGtttaaatgcctttttttatgcaaagctaatTAGACATCGCCTTAGCATCAGCACATCCCATTGGTGCTTTATATCTTGCTGTGCTTATGATAACTGTGGGAACAGTACAGCTACAGTCAACAATAGTTACCTGAACCAAGGTCAGGTAATTTGGCACCTTCATTGCGAAACAGCACCAGTACTTTATGCCTACTTTTTGCCAGTACATTGCCAATGTTGTCTCTTAGctatctttctgtctctttttttgaaATGACGGGAACTACCCTGTAAGCATGTGAATGctccctctgtgtctgtgtatcttaTCTATAGTTCCTGGCTTTAACACTTACCTAGCAGCTcacatttattaaattaaatcaagggtcttcaaccttttttaagccaaggtccccttaactgaaagtgagatggagcagggaccccctactacaaaTATTGTCTAAAAGGaaattgcatattaaactgggcctacaataacgtgtagggtggcCCAAAGCCTCTATACATACCTCTTTTTTTGGCATAGAATACCGCCTGTAAGGACTATTAcagtaaaatagcctaataactgttggcattattttataaatcatgttttaattatgcatgatgatacatgtggcacagtgaatcatTAGTactaactgtatctgtggatgactatcttagtgactaccttacctataggccagtaagcagtgggggggggggggttaagatgtttttacattttcaaaaaaactgtcaaaaatgaacaattatatggaggcccccctgcattgactctgaggaccccctaggggtcccggacctcctgttgaagatccctgcacTAAATAATACTCCTCTATAAGAaaacaaaatttgaaaaaaaagcactAAAATGTGCATATTGAATAGTCAGACGCCTTTTATCTGACCATCCTTCTCCCTGTCTTAGGTGACTAAAGAAGAGGAGTTCTTCAGCCTCTCGCACTGCCAGCTGCTGGAGCTCATCAGTCAGGACAGTCTCAAGGTGCTCTGTGAGTCTGAGGTGTGTGGCAttaaaataactaataaaataattgaTTGACAGGCATGGAAGGAACATATTGTAATCGTGGTAACTTTTTGAAAACCCTGTTTAGAACTCGTATCTCGTGtttgttcttgttttgttttttttgcaattggTTGTTGAATTGCATTAGTAAATTGATTTGGGTCAAAGTACAAAAATAGTACTGTTATTGTaagatgtttttgtttattattattgtgcatGCCTGTTGGAAAAACCAACCTGAAGTTttactacagacacagaaaaggtAGAAGTAAACATACAGTAATTGACAAAAGTCAagattcttgtttttttttttttatgtgtattaTTTTCACACAACAGTCAGCTCATGCTAAAAAGGCTAGACATAGCACAAATCCCATTAATTAATGCTCTGACAAAAGTCTATCTAGATGTACATAACAAACCCCATATTAACATCAACGTCTAAATAAATTCATTTCAGGTGTATAAAGCTTGCACAGACTGGGTCCGCTGGGATATGGAGGGTAGAGCCCCATACCTGCATGCCCTCCTGAATGCTGTTCATATCTACGCCCTGCCTCCTAAGTTCCTAAAGAACCAGCTCCAGTCCTGCCCCATCCTCAGCAAGGTAAACTACTGCCTTGCTTTATGTTTTCTTCTTATGGAAATGAACGCATAGATGAGAAAGACATGTCTGTTTTCCAATAGTTACCTTTGCCTTACTTCATTTAATTGTCCACACTTTCTTTTAACTCCAGGCCAATTCCTGTAAGGACTTCCTGTCTAAAATCTTCCAGGATATGACTTTAAGGAAGCTGGCTCCTGCACCTAACCGTGGAACTCAACTCATCTATGTGGCCGGCGGGTACTTATCTCATGTACTGTAGTTCTCTCAACAGCAAGAATTTGTTCTGCAATGCATTACCAGTTGTGAACTTATTTCAAGACACTGTGGGACATAATGAAACATTTCGGGACATATTCCTCTTATATTGATCATCAGAAACTGCACTTGTGCTAGTGACTTCAATGCTCACATACTTTCTGTAAATGAGTGAGCTGTGTTCACGGCATACATGTCCACATAAAAGCACCTCATGGAGGCAGAACGTGTCTCAGTCTGCCACCCAGAGGCTGTTAGAGGTCACATCCACTCTCTTCTTCACAGAGAGCCCTGCTTTCTGGGTTCAGGTATGCACCCTCCTCTTTTGTAAGCCCTTTATTTATAGTGGCATACTGCATGTTGACCTATTTTCCTCTATCATAAAGCAGGTGGGTTAGCAAACTTCAAACTACCATTAGGATTTTTTCCTCCAATTTATACACTTCTTTCAGTGCAATCCTTTGACTAGCAAACATTTGGATTGTGCTGCTTAAGCTATTTTGAGTTTCTAGATTGTAATTATgttattcagtttttcttttaggtTTTTGGGGGGGTAATTTGTTATATGGCTGGTATAAaagcacagacacaaacagggTGTGCAATTTGTTTTTGATTGGCATAGGGAAAGAGTACTTACTTTTCACATGACCCAAATTGCACCACTATATTTCCAACCCCACCAAGCATGCATACATGTATTAGCAAATTAAGCCATTGGCGTTTTCTTGTGGGTCTTTCTGTACTGTTTACTTGTATGTACTTCAAAGAATCCATCTAAAATCAAGAGAACATTTAGAGTAAACTTAACATTTCCTTGTCTCTTTTCAGATACCGGCAGCATTCCCTGGCCTCCATGGAGGCTTATGATCCCAGGAGGAATGTGTGGCTAAAGCTGGCTGACATGGGCTCTGCATGCAGTGGTCTGGGGGCCTGTGCGCTGTTTGGATTGCTCTACACTGTAAGTTGCACCAGTTGTGTCATACCACCAATGAAATGTAATTATAAACAGATCACAGAGAGTTTGAAATTCTAAATTACACTCAAAGACATATTTTATGATACAATATGATATAAGAGAGATCATATTGTATCATAGTAAAGACTAAATTCAAAACactggtttagtttttttgccaCTGTGCACTTTGAACATGTAATActgtaattatttttatttttactttcctttttcttgctcttcttcttcttccacccGTCAGTCCTAAAGGGATTAGTGTTTGTTTTGACaagtttaaagctttagtgcgtaaagttttgatattaatgaacgtccgttacattcaagccattgccaaattagttgctacaaagctaattaagactatcagctccacacaactctctccaTATTTCTCAGtctggctatgttcagaagattttgtcgtccggcgactttcccgcgcagaaactcaagtgaagataattacctcttctgaagagtccatcatgtttttttttaatcctctgtgtcctccttggctactagcaaggGGTGGGGGTAGTGCGCAATCACGGAatgcttgtatcatgtggctgctccgacagtgttgttgtcattacttagaattcctcatggggggcgactgaaactacgcactatagctttaacagaTCAACATAATCTCTGTTCAGGTTGGAGGCAGGAACTTGTCGCTTCAAAACAACACAGAGTCCAGCGCCCTCTGCTGCTACAACCCGATGACCAACCAGTGGAGCCAGCGAGCCTCTCTCAACATCCCCAGGAACAGGGTCGGGGTGGGCGTGGTGGACGGCTGCATCTATGCTGTCGGAGGCTCCCAGGGCTCCACGCATCACAACACGGTGGAGAGGTGAGACGTGTGTGGGGATTTATTTATACAACTAGGCCCTCGAGaagtaattttattttaatgacatcTTATTTACTAGAATGGATGTAATGAGCCTGAATTTCCTCCCCTTATGCACACATCCTAGATGAAGTGCATTTACCTCAATCTAAGTATGGATAATGGCATGAGAGAGGAAATGAATAGCTGCCATTCAACCTAAAGAGCAGTCAAGAAGTTTGCAGGTATTCCTCCTAGCCTAATTAGACAACAACACGGGCTCTTTTAAAACATGTTGAGACACACGTCTCAGGAATGTCGATCTGGCCAGGAATGCTTTACATCTTTGTTGCCGCCGCCGCCGAGCAGGGAGGAGTTTCAATGCTGTTATAAATCAGTTTCAATCAATTGAGAACAAAACTCAAGAAAAGCCAAATGATGATGATCCTTTTGAAACTATTAGCTTTTCTGACGTGTTTCAAACAAAACCTCAATCcctttttatattgtattgtatagaTTTCTAAAAGATGCTGGCCACAGGAGAATTAAGAACTCATCAGACGCCACTTGGATGTCTTTTCATGTGAAGAAGctgttaaatataataaaagcTGATTAAACTGAATTGAAATGAAAATTCAATGTGAACGCATCAAAGGAGATTAGAGCATTTATAGTAACAATGGTTGGCAACAAAAGGCTCTGCTCTCGAGGATGCCTCCCAAATGAATCCAAGCAACATGTAAGAGATTCAACAGGGAGCCATACCAACTTGTTCAAGTGTGCTAAATTGACATGATGTATTGTTATTTATCATTGGAATTTGCCTTGCTGCATGTAGTAATTTCAGGGTTTAGAGCACAGGGTCAGTGTCAGCACATTGACTTAAGAAGTGACTTGCATTTAGTGCTTTTCAAGGGCACTTGGCCAATGTTTGAAGGCAGGTGATGATGTAATATCAGCCACCCTCCTATCAGCACTTTCCAGCTGAAATGCACCCAGTGCCGAGAACTGATTCAATCATTAACCAGTGAGCATGCAGTCCAACCGGCCTCATCATGATTCAtgtctttgttgttgttatacCTCGCATTATTTGCATTCACGTTTCCAGGATTAAAGTAATGGTTTGAACAAGATTACAGGAACAGTTTGGGAGACAcccttatttgctttcttgccaagagttagataagaGGATTAATATAACTATATCTGTATCCTATATCtgtatgttttttaaaaaaaaaaaaattttttttcaaaaccaaaaaaaacagctagcttggctctgtccaaatgTAACAAGAATGCACCTGCCAGcactttgtattttgtttatttaatctgcgttaaaaaaaaacttgaaaacacTTTGTGGTTTCACAGCGGGTAAGTCACTGCATCCTGCCAAGAAATGCTCTGGCACATAACCCCCCATAAAACCAgaacttattatttttttacattttagtttttgtagGGATTAAATAAACAACATACATGCATTAtatgctggtaggcagatttctTTTTACCTTTTGTACAGAGcaaagctagctgtttccctctaCCTCCAGTGATTCTTTATGCTTAGCTAACCGTCTCCTGACTGTATTGTATAACCGACAGATATGAGTGTGCTATTGTGACCTTTAAACCCCTTTTTTCCCATAACACCATGGACATGAAAACGTGACAGGTATTTAGAGACATCTGTTGGACTACAGAATCATGTGGACCTTCTTGTCTCTGTGTGCTCTCAGTGGTGTTACAACCTCTTTAGCTTCAAATAAAGCTTGTCAATAGTTACCAAACATGGTTGCCAGTTTAACCTAATCCACTTAAAGTTGACTGGCTCGTGTAGATTGGGAAGGTTGCTTCACACAGCCACTGAGCTCTCAGTCATTCAAAGTTTTGCAGCACTAATAcacttatttaattattttaattgacTAATGTGTAACAATTAGGATTTGTCAACAGATTATCACACTGACTGCATGCACTGCACAACTGCTGTTTGGTGTTGCAGGTGGGATCCAGAATCTAATCGCTGGTCCTTAGTTTGCCCGATGTCGGTGGCTCGTCTGGGTGCTGGAGTGGCGGCGTGTGGGGGGGCTCTGTATGTTGTCGGGGGATATGATGGGCAGAACCGCTGGAACACTGCTGAGAAATACCAGTCTGACACCAACACCTGGCACCAGCTGGCACCCATGAGCACTATACGCAGTGGactgggtgagtgtgtgtgtgtgtgtgtgtgtgtgtgtgtgtgtgtgtgtgtgtgtgtgtgtgtgtgggcatgtgtgcgtgtgtgtgtgcgcgcactcCTGTCTTAATGAGAGCCAATCTGATTAAACTAATGAGATACTATGTATTGATTATAGAGCTTTAGatgtgctggtaggcagattatGTCACCTTCAGACAGAGCAAGGCTAGCTGTTCCACCCCCTacctccagtctttatgctaagctaacatcTCCCGATTGTACctgtcaatcttctcatctaactctcaggaAGAAGGCAAATAAGAAATGTTGCCTAAATGTCGAACTACTCCTTTAagttccctctctgtctgtctgtgcaggaTTGGTGTGTGTGAACTCTCACCTGTACGCAATAGGGGGGTATGATGGACGGAGCCAGCTGTGTTCTGTGGAGCGTTACAATATAGCCAGGAACCAATGGGAGCCCAGGGCCTCCATGCAGTACTGCCGCAGTGCACACGGAGTCACAGTCCACCAGGGACGCATCTTTGTCCTCGGTCAGTTACATCACTAATCGAAATTTAACAtgagttaaagtgctcatattatgctttttggcttttcccctttccttgaTTGtgctatatatctttttgtgcacattataggtttacaaagtgaaaaagcccaaactccaccccaaaggcacttaccatctccaacagaaaacactgttcacaaactgctctgaacagctctattgtagtccagcctttacttccgtgacgaacatgtcactttgtaacacacgttctaatgctcgcctagctgctagcttggcactccctcatactctgctactgactagctagcaggacttactgcgcatgtacgactcccaacaaagatggtacagaagtgcgatgcctcactctgtagctaaaacagagagctcaacccacagggtgaaaagaggagctgcagcaatgtgcagtacaacaaatatatggtgttttctgataattaaaaaaatgaaaatgaaagaaaattagcataatatgagcactttaaattaaaaagaGGGAGTGGGTTTGCACACCGCATGTATTGCAGAGCTAGAGGTGCTCACAACTGTaagacaatgaaaaaaaaaagggtggtaGTGATTGCACACTAACAAAAATATATGATCAATGATCTTTTATTAACACTAATAGGGTCAATGTGTTTCACTTCATTGGGCTCATCACGTgctgatttttttcaatgtattttttagtatatttatatatattttttaaattatttttcagatttgttttctttttccttttttatcagatttttctttatttatgtaatttaATTGTATCatatttcttcatttatttaactattttatCTGTGTTTCCTATTTATTACTCGTGTGTGTCGCTCCCGGGTATTTTAGTAGGCCGTTTTTGACTAAGCTTGTATTGATTAGTATTGATTGCCTGAAGTTCGGCCTGTTTTATGTGCCATCCCTAATTAGTGCATGTTTCATGTCTTTAAGCTCATTGTACCTTCTCATTGAGTGTGCAGTCACTACCACAAACACTTTAATTCTTATGAGTTAAAAGAAGATTATTTGGTAATCAGTCTCTACTAGATAAACCTTTAACATCTCTGGTATATGTTTTGAGTCTTGCAGTTCTGATGCTGGTGAGCCCAAGAAGAAATGTCCTTTTATACGAAATGTATGCATGTAGAAGCACTAATAATACACACTTGTTAAGTAATTAGATAATTCCCGTTAATTTGTAGACAGTTAGGTCAGCAGGCTCAATGTGGCTTAATGTCTCAGTGTTGTTTAATTAAATAGAGTCAAGCATGGTTCAAATGTTAAGACTAAACAGATCAGCAGCAGGTAAAAGAAATGTCGATTGGGAAGAAATAACAAACCGCATTAAAATCAATTGAAAATCGAAAAATGAAAACTTGCCTTTATAAAAATCATGCACTAAATTCAtcaattgaaaaataaatagctTAACGACAGACTTAACTGAACAGTTCCCTAATTGGTttattaatggctgtgtgtgtgtgtgtgtgtgtgtgtctgtgtgtctgtgtgtctgtgtgtctgtgtgtctgtgtgtctgtgtgtgtgtgtgtgtctgtgttccatCCAGGAGGCTTCAACCAGCTCGGCTTCCTGTCCAATGTAGAGTGTTACTGTCCAGAGAGAAATGAATGGATGTGCATCACCGACATGCCCGTTGGACGCAGCGGCATGGGCGTCGCTGTTACCATGGAGCCCTGTCCCGGCAGCCTGCCAGaacaagaggaggatgaggatggaGCCAcatgaggatgaggaccagatCTGTTGAAGTCTCtctcaagtgttgcatacggatCTAAGTGGTGCTGCTTTTCAAGACAGGGTTAAGTgcattcaataaaaaaacattccaaTAAGAATACTCTTCATACATCCCTGCTCTCATGGATCCATTTGTATTGCCCTATGCAGTACTGCAGGAATAGTTTGTATGGAAACGTTGAAGAAGAAGATGGATATTTCTACATCTACTAGGTGGACTAGTGATACAGAAAAAGAAGTAGCATGACAGTGAGGTCACAACGAACAAGGTGACAGCTTTAATCACTGTCGGTTCGATCCCTGGCTCCTCCTGTCCGCATGCCGAAGTGCAAGACGCTGAATGTCAAGTTGTTCTTGTTGGTCAGGCCAGCGCCTTGCATTGGCAGCTCCGCCACCAtcggtgtatgaatgtgtgtgtgtgaatgggtgaatgagaAGCaaattgtaaagcgctttgtccAGTAAGGTAGAAAGGTGCTATATGAATGCTTTCCATTCACCATTTTACCATTAACGGATGTAAGTAATTTCAAATGATGGTACTATTTAATTAAGTAGTGTTATTCCTCAGATGACTTTAATCTTTTAGTGTTATAT from Perca fluviatilis chromosome 20, GENO_Pfluv_1.0, whole genome shotgun sequence encodes the following:
- the keap1a gene encoding kelch-like ECH-associated protein 1A isoform X2, producing the protein MNCPSRKKRPTRDSDFSAIAVPSMHGSGYLDYSVETHASKSLEVMEEFRRQEMLCDLVLHVTYKERTVDFKVHKVVLASCSPYFRAMFTSSFKECRASEVTLRDVCPQVVGRLIDFAYTSHITVGEKCVLHVLMAAMRYQMEDVAKACCDFLTKHLEPANVIGIARFAEEIGCTELHQRSREYVNTHFSEVTKEEEFFSLSHCQLLELISQDSLKVLCESEVYKACTDWVRWDMEGRAPYLHALLNAVHIYALPPKFLKNQLQSCPILSKANSCKDFLSKIFQDMTLRKLAPAPNRGTQLIYVAGGYRQHSLASMEAYDPRRNVWLKLADMGSACSGLGACALFGLLYTVGGRNLSLQNNTESSALCCYNPMTNQWSQRASLNIPRNRVGVGVVDGCIYAVGGSQGSTHHNTVERWDPESNRWSLVCPMSVARLGAGVAACGGALYVVGGYDGQNRWNTAEKYQSDTNTWHQLAPMSTIRSGLGGFNQLGFLSNVECYCPERNEWMCITDMPVGRSGMGVAVTMEPCPGSLPEQEEDEDGAT
- the keap1a gene encoding kelch-like ECH-associated protein 1A isoform X1, which produces MNCPSRKKRPTRDSDFSAIAVPSMHGSGYLDYSVETHASKSLEVMEEFRRQEMLCDLVLHVTYKERTVDFKVHKVVLASCSPYFRAMFTSSFKECRASEVTLRDVCPQVVGRLIDFAYTSHITVGEKCVLHVLMAAMRYQMEDVAKACCDFLTKHLEPANVIGIARFAEEIGCTELHQRSREYVNTHFSEVTKEEEFFSLSHCQLLELISQDSLKVLCESEVYKACTDWVRWDMEGRAPYLHALLNAVHIYALPPKFLKNQLQSCPILSKANSCKDFLSKIFQDMTLRKLAPAPNRGTQLIYVAGGYRQHSLASMEAYDPRRNVWLKLADMGSACSGLGACALFGLLYTVGGRNLSLQNNTESSALCCYNPMTNQWSQRASLNIPRNRVGVGVVDGCIYAVGGSQGSTHHNTVERWDPESNRWSLVCPMSVARLGAGVAACGGALYVVGGYDGQNRWNTAEKYQSDTNTWHQLAPMSTIRSGLGLVCVNSHLYAIGGYDGRSQLCSVERYNIARNQWEPRASMQYCRSAHGVTVHQGRIFVLGGFNQLGFLSNVECYCPERNEWMCITDMPVGRSGMGVAVTMEPCPGSLPEQEEDEDGAT